The following proteins come from a genomic window of Lolium rigidum isolate FL_2022 chromosome 5, APGP_CSIRO_Lrig_0.1, whole genome shotgun sequence:
- the LOC124656175 gene encoding TPD1 protein homolog 1A — protein sequence MSATFRGRKHYNNQNVLAAVDFDMRFTYVLAGWEGRQGLGEMRATSSAWAVVLLLAALVPVSLASASDHAGFSPTRAPPLAAPMPAPSAAPPHPALPRAVLPRKVLRPAVAGTVRPHRVDDGCAGADDIAIYQGRGTTLPSGVPAYTVDVMNRCSAGDCAIAGIHVRCGWFSSVTLVDPRKFRRLARDDCLINDGQPLLAGETLSFEYANSFPYPLAVAVATCVDPAAATSP from the exons ATGTCTGCAACATTccgcgggaggaagcactacaaCAACCAAAACGTGCTAGCAGCTGTGGATTTTGATATGAGGTTTACCTACGTGCTTGCAGGGTGGGAGG GCAGGCAGGGTCTCGGCGAGATGAGGGCTACGTCGTCGGCGTGGGCCGTCGTGCTGCTGCTCGCCGCGCTCGTCCCCGTCTCTCTCGCATCCGCCTCCGACCACGCAG GATTCTCGccgacgcgcgcgccgccgctcgccgctccCATGCCCGCCCCCTCGGCGGCTCCTCCGCACCCGGCACTACCTCGCGCCGTCCTTCCCCGCAAGGTCCTCCGCCCGGCAG TTGCAGGCACTGTCCGGCCTCACCGCGTGGACGACGGGTGCGCCGGCGccgacgacatcgccatctaccagGGTCGCGGGACGACGCTGCCCAGCGGTGTGCCGGCGTACACGGTGGACGTCATGAACCGGTGCTCGGCCGGCGACTGCGCCATCGCCGGCATCCACGTGCGCTGCGGCTGGTTCAGCTCCGTCACCCTGGTGGACCCGCGCAAGTTCCGCCGCCTCGCGCGCGACGACTGCCTCATCAACGACGGCCAGCCGCTCCTGGCCGGGGAGACGCTGTCGTTCGAGTACGCCAACTCCTTCCCCTacccgctcgccgtcgccgtcgccacctgCGTCGAcccggccgccgccacctcgccgTAG